A DNA window from Ctenopharyngodon idella isolate HZGC_01 chromosome 10, HZGC01, whole genome shotgun sequence contains the following coding sequences:
- the LOC127519840 gene encoding uncharacterized protein LOC127519840 isoform X3, with product MLFCFAQNALILVMHLFIFVQVGAFQLVGLSVYTDGVSVSVMEGDSVTLNTGVKTNQQENIKWFFNNNRIAQISGDLSKICTDVQCKDGDEKFRDRLKLDHQTGSLTITNIRTTDSGEYKLQIISSNSSSDKTFSVTVRDDSGAETDLTMSVNEGESVTLDPGVIKNPNDLMTWYFNDTHLVEIARDPSTDDEFEDADERFRNRLKVNHSSGSLTITNTRTTDSGLYHLEIIANRSSIRRRQHSISIISEKSISGTATNEIVYFFGIAGVSVGVLLV from the exons atgcttttttgttttgcacaGAATGCATTAATTTTGGTGATGCACCTCTTCATTTTCGTCCAAGTGGGGGCTTTTCAGCTTG TTGGATTGAGTGTTTACACAGACGGAgtgtcagtgtcagtgatggagggagattcagtcactctgaACACTGGTgttaaaacaaaccaacaagAAAATATTAAATGGTTTTTTAACAACAATCGCATTGCTCAGATCAGTGGAGATCTCAGTAAGATCTGTACAGATGTTCAGTGTAAAGATGGTGATGAGAAATTCAGAGACAGATTGAAGCTGGatcatcagactggatctctgaccatcacaaacatcagaACCACAGATTCTGGAGAATATAAACTACAGATcatcagcagcaacagcagcagtgaCAAGACCTTTAGTGTCACTGTCCGTG ATGATTCTGGTGCAGAGACGGATTTAACAATGTCAGTGAACGAGGGAGAATCTGTCACTTTAGATCCTGGTGTAATAAAAAACCCAAATGATTTGATGACGTGGTATTTTAATGACACTCATTTAGTTGAAATTGCCAGAGATCCCTCTACAGATGATGAGTTTGAAGATGCTGATGAGAGATTCAGAAACAGGCTGAAGGTGAATCATTCgtctggatctctgaccatcacaaacaccagaaccacagaCTCTGGACTTTATCATCTTGAGATCATCGCCAACCGCAGCAGCATCCGCCGGCGTCAGCACAGCATCAGCATTATCAGCGAAAAGAGCATTAGTGGGACTGCCACTA ATGagattgtgtatttttttgGTATAGCAGGAGTAAGTGTTGGTGTTCTGCTGGTGTAA
- the LOC127519817 gene encoding natural killer cell receptor 2B4-like isoform X1, whose product MDPVNQLPDLQQGELSIEDYVHQFCVFGDSVAVMEGDYVFLLTNVTEVPEDDDILWKFGTENSLIAEISRAAGIFSTYNGTDGKFRDRLNLDNQTGSLTITNTRTEHAGVYKLEINGAKLTTKTFSVSVYALITPNITRDSSQCSSSSSSSSSSSSQQNCSLVCSAVNVSHVTLSWYKGNSLLSSISVSDLSISLSLPLEVEYQDKNTYSCVLNNPISHQTQHLDITQLCHTCAGPTEGSVSQTVLISATAAGFPLIVAVIGILWICWKQRKTNQEDETGDEEITYAEPIFYQWDSPKLKVKEEDHVEPISIRR is encoded by the exons ATGGATCCAGTCAACCAGCTACCAGATCTTCAACAGGGAGAGCTATCAATTGAGGATTATGTCCACCAATTCT GTGTGTTTGGTGATTCAGTggcagtgatggagggagattatGTTTTTCTACTCACAAATGTTACTGAAGTACCTGAAGATGACGACATACTGTGGAAATTTGGCACTGAAAACTCTCTGATAGCTGAAATCAGTAGAGCTGCTGGAATCTTCTCCACATATAATGGCACTGATGGGAAATTCAGAGACAGGCTGAATCTGGacaatcaaactggatctctgaccatcacaaacaccagaactGAACATGCTGGAGTTTATAAACTAGAGATAAACGGAGCGAAactgacaacaaaaacattcagtgtttctgtctatg CTCTCATCACTCCTAACATAACCAGAGACTCTTCAcaatgttcttcatcatcatcatcatcatcatcatcatcatcacagcaGAATTGTTCACtggtgtgttcagctgtgaatgtgagtcatgtgactctctcctggtacaaaggaaacagtttattgtccagcatcagtgtgtctgatctcagcatcagtctctctctacctctggaggtggaatatcaggataaaaacacctacagctgtgtgctgaacaatcccatcagccaccagactcaacatctggacatcactcaactctgtcacacatgtgcag GTCCTACAGAAGGCTCTGTATCTCAGACAGTGCTGATCTCTGCTACTGCTGCTGGATTTCCGTTGATTGTAGCTGTAATTGGGATCCTCTGGATCTGCtggaaacaaagaaaaacaaaccaagAAG atgaaactgGTGATGAAGAGATCACTTACGCTGAACCTATATTCTACCAATGGGATTCACCTAAACTG aaagtTAAAGAGGAGGATCATGTGGAGCCTATCAGCATTAGAAGATGA
- the LOC127519817 gene encoding natural killer cell receptor 2B4-like isoform X2, whose amino-acid sequence MFHMLVMFCLCWWRQIGVFGDSVAVMEGDYVFLLTNVTEVPEDDDILWKFGTENSLIAEISRAAGIFSTYNGTDGKFRDRLNLDNQTGSLTITNTRTEHAGVYKLEINGAKLTTKTFSVSVYALITPNITRDSSQCSSSSSSSSSSSSQQNCSLVCSAVNVSHVTLSWYKGNSLLSSISVSDLSISLSLPLEVEYQDKNTYSCVLNNPISHQTQHLDITQLCHTCAGPTEGSVSQTVLISATAAGFPLIVAVIGILWICWKQRKTNQEDETGDEEITYAEPIFYQWDSPKLKVKEEDHVEPISIRR is encoded by the exons ATGTTTCACATGTTAGTTATGTTCTGTTTGTGCTGGTGGCGTCAGATTG GTGTGTTTGGTGATTCAGTggcagtgatggagggagattatGTTTTTCTACTCACAAATGTTACTGAAGTACCTGAAGATGACGACATACTGTGGAAATTTGGCACTGAAAACTCTCTGATAGCTGAAATCAGTAGAGCTGCTGGAATCTTCTCCACATATAATGGCACTGATGGGAAATTCAGAGACAGGCTGAATCTGGacaatcaaactggatctctgaccatcacaaacaccagaactGAACATGCTGGAGTTTATAAACTAGAGATAAACGGAGCGAAactgacaacaaaaacattcagtgtttctgtctatg CTCTCATCACTCCTAACATAACCAGAGACTCTTCAcaatgttcttcatcatcatcatcatcatcatcatcatcatcacagcaGAATTGTTCACtggtgtgttcagctgtgaatgtgagtcatgtgactctctcctggtacaaaggaaacagtttattgtccagcatcagtgtgtctgatctcagcatcagtctctctctacctctggaggtggaatatcaggataaaaacacctacagctgtgtgctgaacaatcccatcagccaccagactcaacatctggacatcactcaactctgtcacacatgtgcag GTCCTACAGAAGGCTCTGTATCTCAGACAGTGCTGATCTCTGCTACTGCTGCTGGATTTCCGTTGATTGTAGCTGTAATTGGGATCCTCTGGATCTGCtggaaacaaagaaaaacaaaccaagAAG atgaaactgGTGATGAAGAGATCACTTACGCTGAACCTATATTCTACCAATGGGATTCACCTAAACTG aaagtTAAAGAGGAGGATCATGTGGAGCCTATCAGCATTAGAAGATGA
- the LOC127519840 gene encoding uncharacterized protein LOC127519840 isoform X2 codes for MLFCFAQNALILVMHLFIFVQVGAFQLEMIYNELFISSPVGLSVYTDGVSVSVMEGDSVTLNTGVKTNQQENIKWFFNNNRIAQISGDLSKICTDVQCKDGDEKFRDRLKLDHQTGSLTITNIRTTDSGEYKLQIISSNSSSDKTFSVTVRDDSGAETDLTMSVNEGESVTLDPGVIKNPNDLMTWYFNDTHLVEIARDPSTDDEFEDADERFRNRLKVNHSSGSLTITNTRTTDSGLYHLEIIANRSSIRRRQHSISIISEKSISGTATTGVSVGVLLV; via the exons atgcttttttgttttgcacaGAATGCATTAATTTTGGTGATGCACCTCTTCATTTTCGTCCAAGTGGGGGCTTTTCAGCTTG AAATGATTTATAATGAACTGTTCATTTCTTCTCCAGTTGGATTGAGTGTTTACACAGACGGAgtgtcagtgtcagtgatggagggagattcagtcactctgaACACTGGTgttaaaacaaaccaacaagAAAATATTAAATGGTTTTTTAACAACAATCGCATTGCTCAGATCAGTGGAGATCTCAGTAAGATCTGTACAGATGTTCAGTGTAAAGATGGTGATGAGAAATTCAGAGACAGATTGAAGCTGGatcatcagactggatctctgaccatcacaaacatcagaACCACAGATTCTGGAGAATATAAACTACAGATcatcagcagcaacagcagcagtgaCAAGACCTTTAGTGTCACTGTCCGTG ATGATTCTGGTGCAGAGACGGATTTAACAATGTCAGTGAACGAGGGAGAATCTGTCACTTTAGATCCTGGTGTAATAAAAAACCCAAATGATTTGATGACGTGGTATTTTAATGACACTCATTTAGTTGAAATTGCCAGAGATCCCTCTACAGATGATGAGTTTGAAGATGCTGATGAGAGATTCAGAAACAGGCTGAAGGTGAATCATTCgtctggatctctgaccatcacaaacaccagaaccacagaCTCTGGACTTTATCATCTTGAGATCATCGCCAACCGCAGCAGCATCCGCCGGCGTCAGCACAGCATCAGCATTATCAGCGAAAAGAGCATTAGTGGGACTGCCACTA CAGGAGTAAGTGTTGGTGTTCTGCTGGTGTAA
- the LOC127519840 gene encoding uncharacterized protein LOC127519840 isoform X1: MLFCFAQNALILVMHLFIFVQVGAFQLEMIYNELFISSPVGLSVYTDGVSVSVMEGDSVTLNTGVKTNQQENIKWFFNNNRIAQISGDLSKICTDVQCKDGDEKFRDRLKLDHQTGSLTITNIRTTDSGEYKLQIISSNSSSDKTFSVTVRDDSGAETDLTMSVNEGESVTLDPGVIKNPNDLMTWYFNDTHLVEIARDPSTDDEFEDADERFRNRLKVNHSSGSLTITNTRTTDSGLYHLEIIANRSSIRRRQHSISIISEKSISGTATNEIVYFFGIAGVSVGVLLV, from the exons atgcttttttgttttgcacaGAATGCATTAATTTTGGTGATGCACCTCTTCATTTTCGTCCAAGTGGGGGCTTTTCAGCTTG AAATGATTTATAATGAACTGTTCATTTCTTCTCCAGTTGGATTGAGTGTTTACACAGACGGAgtgtcagtgtcagtgatggagggagattcagtcactctgaACACTGGTgttaaaacaaaccaacaagAAAATATTAAATGGTTTTTTAACAACAATCGCATTGCTCAGATCAGTGGAGATCTCAGTAAGATCTGTACAGATGTTCAGTGTAAAGATGGTGATGAGAAATTCAGAGACAGATTGAAGCTGGatcatcagactggatctctgaccatcacaaacatcagaACCACAGATTCTGGAGAATATAAACTACAGATcatcagcagcaacagcagcagtgaCAAGACCTTTAGTGTCACTGTCCGTG ATGATTCTGGTGCAGAGACGGATTTAACAATGTCAGTGAACGAGGGAGAATCTGTCACTTTAGATCCTGGTGTAATAAAAAACCCAAATGATTTGATGACGTGGTATTTTAATGACACTCATTTAGTTGAAATTGCCAGAGATCCCTCTACAGATGATGAGTTTGAAGATGCTGATGAGAGATTCAGAAACAGGCTGAAGGTGAATCATTCgtctggatctctgaccatcacaaacaccagaaccacagaCTCTGGACTTTATCATCTTGAGATCATCGCCAACCGCAGCAGCATCCGCCGGCGTCAGCACAGCATCAGCATTATCAGCGAAAAGAGCATTAGTGGGACTGCCACTA ATGagattgtgtatttttttgGTATAGCAGGAGTAAGTGTTGGTGTTCTGCTGGTGTAA